Proteins encoded within one genomic window of Brassica rapa cultivar Chiifu-401-42 chromosome A09, CAAS_Brap_v3.01, whole genome shotgun sequence:
- the LOC103840185 gene encoding transmembrane protein 45B, with product MGSFKGHALPGTLFFVVGVWHIWSSVVRFVSNPNSFRVRVWHPVPGFNGRIKYLELYVVTIGSLIDLCIEFFYSTHLHFFVNGVLNPSHMNDFEHSGMLLMFFILGFIALLSEKTRLLPLPQEALCLIAATAFTAEGLLFFFHSTSHKGLEGYYHLLLVFLVGLCVISSIAGAICPTSFPVDLCNGIAMTLQGLWFYQTAFTLYGPMMPQGCGLKGNSVVCRSVDSVVSGEFLANFQLFSLVLAVLACVVGSYVFAASRFGTSK from the exons ATGGGTTCTTTCAAAGGTCATGCTCTGCCAGGTACGTTGTTCTTTGTGGTTGGAGTATGGCACATATGGAGCTCTGTGGTTCGCTTCGTATCCAACCCCAACTCATTTCGTGTTCGAGTTTGGCACCCTGTCCCTGGTTTCAACGGTAGGATCAAGTACTTGGAGCTTTACGTTGTCACCATTGGCTCACTCATTGACTTGTGCATCGAGTTCTTCTACTCCACTCATCTCCACTTCTTTGTCAATGGTGTCTTGAACCCTTCCCACATGAACGACTTCGAGCACTCTGGGATGCTTCTCATGTTCTTCATCCTCGGTTTTATCGCTTTGCTCTCCGAGAAAACCAG GTTGCTTCCTCTGCCACAAGAAGCTCTGTGTTTAATAGCTGCAACAGCTTTTACAGCAGAAggtcttctcttcttcttccactccaCAAGCCACAAAGGTCTTGAAGGTTATTACCACCTCCTCCTCGTCTTTCTTGTCGGTCTCTGCGTCATCTCCTCGATCGCAGGAGCAATCTGCCCTACAAGCTTCCCAGTAGATCTATGCAATGGCATTGCAATGACTCTTCAAGGCCTCTGGTTTTACCAAACAGCCTTCACTCTCTATGGCCCTATGATGCCTCAAGGGTGCGGTTTAAAAGGAAACTCTGTCGTTTGCAGATCAGTTGATTCTGTAGTCTCTGGAGAGTTTCTGGCTAATTTTCAGCTCTTCTCTTTGGTTCTTGCTGTTCTTGCCTGCGTTGTGGGTTCTTATGTTTTTGCAGCTTCAAGATTTGGAACAAGTAAATGA
- the LOC108869875 gene encoding uncharacterized protein LOC108869875 encodes MESRGSSEAEDEQIVQVREALMCLNGKRFEGLRTARFLKHTTMSIDDDVFDLPLDAFICRPESVDPEIWTAKISFPGWGSPSPNWVEWVNAMAETHATVWRKAGVYDAILASRYEIKKQDELMMALVEKWCIETNTFVFPWGEATVTLEDVIVLGGFSVIGNNAMAPVKREEMKEVEEKMKKVKREIEGELGKKCSVGLWMKEMMKSGNEIEHEAFLVTWLSRFVFPSAGDLVNDVLFPASIQLAKGVTLALAPAVLAGIYRDLGLLKEHLAGYGETDTVVVKSPLQFVQVWAYERIMELQPPGQPGQLSPGEPRMARWHQHGGGQDLYGYPENVRAVLDSTTKESFDFRPYTKPLHNFKFPRFYMEDNCWVHLHSDDKNIVAFGRCLRFCKLVGVHCIEPYYPHRVALQFGYDQDVPGVVSARNETPELAWKDYIRPISGDMIYIPARVNAGDVTVRYIRWWKLSFAMLQSEAKKLSHKLLASPPRQKPSTTTAAATTTTKVTSRETKTKKGSLGRSSSSGSLIGSEKGDKHRPEWVQRSPPGWRKSLDRSSSSAIGGAKDLKGVLRGVGRTKGHGHVTFQLPVPSPKRSPPSNKTNTPLEKQNDSTVKKPRMIPRVADLAKRSSSSSQVPRNTSFVPLPHRRDNYVKNNNYSSRRASKEPYKAPSLSGYPSKRKKSPRSVDIVNSPGQKSSLSPQGSKESPKSPPSVSGSSSLTRKNLPRPQELNKSSSSSLGSVSLTRKKPPRSSEDASLCGNSSSGGHSIVKRNTESKRESPRKAQELKATNVKFLEEIVTLREHVGEEGEVTYHIPKQQFEDLSQGVQDVLHDLHSIKSALNIQDDDE; translated from the exons ATGGAGTCTCGAGGATCTTCCGAGGCAGAAGATGAACAGATTGTTCAAGTCCGAGAAGCTTTAATGTGCCTCAACGGCAAAAGATTCGAGGGTTTACGAACCGCGAGGTTCCTCAAACACACCACCATGTCTATAGACGACGACGTTTTCGACCTCCCCCTCGACGCCTTTATATGCCGACCCGAGTCCGTTGATCCGGAGATATGGACGGCCAAGATTTCGTTTCCGGGCTGGGGCTCTCCGTCTCCGAACTGGGTCGAGTGGGTGAACGCTATGGCGGAGACGCACGCCACCGTGTGGAGGAAAGCAGGTGTGTATGATGCGATCTTGGCGTCTCGGTACGAGATCAAGAAGCAAGACGAGTTGATGATGGCTTTGGTGGAGAAATGGTGTATTGAGACGAACACGTTTGTGTTCCCTTGGGGTGAAGCCACGGTGACGCTTGAGGATGTGATTGTTCTTGGTGGCTTCTCTGTGATTGGGAACAATGCGATGGCTCCTGTTAAGAGGGAGGAGATGAAGGAGGTggaggagaagatgaagaaggtgAAGCGTGAGATTGAGGGTGAGTTGGGGAAGAAGTGTAGCGTTGGCTTGTGGATGAAGGAGATGATGAAGTCAGGGAATGAGATTGAGCATGAGGCCTTCCTGGTTACATGGCTGTCTCGTTTTGTTTTTCCTAGTGCAGGTGATTTGGTGAATGATGTGCTGTTTCCGGCTTCGATTCAGCTTGCTAAAGGGGTTACACTGGCTCTGGCTCCGGCGGTTTTAGCCGGGATATACCGCGATCTCGGTCTTTTGAAGGAGCATCTTGCTGGTTATGGTGAGACAGATACGGTTGTGGTGAAGTCTCCGTTACAGTTTGTGCAGGTTTGGGCTTATGAGAGGATCATGGAGTTGCAGCCACCGGGCCAGCCAGGTCAGTTAAGTCCTGGTGAGCCACGGATGGCCCGGTGGCACCAACATGGTGGCGGTCAGGATCTGTATGGCTATCCTGAGAATGTTAGAGCGGTTTTGGACTCTACCACCAAAGAGAGTTTTGACTTTCGTCCTTACACAAAGCCTCTGCACAACTTCAAGTTCCCTAGGTTTTACATGGAAGATAACTGTTGGGTTCATCTGCACTCTGATGACAAGAACATTGTAGCCTTTGGTCGGTGTTTGAGGTTCTGTAAACTGGTTGGTGTGCACTGCATTGAACCTTATTACCCGCACCGTGTGGCATTGCAGTTTGGTTATGACCAGGATGTTCCCGGTGTGGTTTCAGCTAGGAATGAGACTCCGGAACTGGCTTGGAAAGACTATATCCGTCCTATTTCAGGCGATATGATCTACATTCCTGCACGGGTCAATGCTGGTGATGTTACCGTTAGGTACATTCGTTGGTGGAAGCTTTCTTTTGCGATGTTACAGTCCGAAGCTAAGAAACTTTCTCACAAGCTTCTGGCTTCACCCCCGAGGCAGAAACCATCAACTACAACAGCTGCTGCGACGACCACGACCAAGGTAACATctagagaaacaaaaacaaagaaaggGAGTCTTGGCCGTAGTAGCTCTTCAGGGAGCCTCATAGGATCAGAGAAAGGTGATAAGCATAGGCCTGAATGGGTCCAGAGATCGCCACCGGGGTGGAGAAAGAGTCTTGACAGAAGCTCGAGCAGTGCAATAGGTGGTGCTAAGGATCTTAAAGGAGTTCTCAGGGGGGTAGGGAGGACTAAGGGTCATGGCCATGTCACATTTCAGCTTCCTGTTCCATCACCCAAAAGGTCTCCTCCATCCAACAAGACAAATACTCCTTTGGAAAAGCAAAACG attctACTGTCAAGAAGCCAAGAATGATACCTCGGGTAGCAGACTTAGCCAAAAGATCGAGCTCGTCTTCTCAGGTTCCAAGAAACACATCATTTGTTCCTCTTCCTCATAGGCGAGATAACTATGTAAAGAACAACAATTACTCAAGTCGGCGAGCTTCGAAAGAACCATACAAGGCGCCATCTCTGTCTGGCTATCCTTCAAAGAGGAAGAAGTCACCAAGATCTGTTGATATTGTCAACTCGCCTGGTCAGAAAAGCTCCCTAAGCCCGCAAGGCTCAAAAGAATCACCCAAGTCACCACCATCTGTttctggttcttcttctttgacaAGGAAAAACTTACCAAGACCTCAAGAACTGAACAAGTCGTCATCATCTTCTCTTGGTTCTGTTTCTTTAACGAGGAAGAAGCCACCAAGATCTTCAGAAGATGCCAGCTTATGTGGTAATTCATCATCTGGAGGCCATTCCATTGTCAAGAGAAATACTGAATCCAAACGAGAATCACCGAGAAAAGCTCAGGAACTCAAGGCTACTAATGTGAAGTTTTTGGAGGAGATTGTGACACTGCGGGAACACGTTGGCGAAGAAGGGGAAGTGACATATCATATACCAAAACAACAGTTTGAGGATCTGAGCCAAGGAGTCCAAGATGTTCTACATGATCTACACTCTATTAAATCCGCATTGAACATACAAGACGATGATGAATAG